In Leptospira bourretii, a genomic segment contains:
- a CDS encoding energy transducer TonB, whose translation MAQLSFDFRLPEKEEGERRLFFAFTFVILIVSFVLAHLITRNMLWKMLAEEQAAEMLGPKEQEKIYEVLVEQQFINPDKKDEYKALSNKDSSGGGGLTEKQGFHTLTQFREFIMGSSASTPSKAQPKSEQSKEEELFEVGIFKADPKTNSNAEESPNQSASSGQMTKIPFNYRFQQDFLFRWDGAKALTIPTKQLAGYYYFKNMLKRIEESFAPPGGGNYAYRDMAGVVAREGIKEGETKVLFMLSEQGQVLDVRLVTSQGQVVVDQACMDSIRGQNFGPVPEEVKAKGLIFGINFIFPGIRYYR comes from the coding sequence ATGGCCCAACTCTCTTTTGATTTCCGGTTACCTGAAAAGGAAGAAGGGGAACGAAGACTTTTCTTCGCCTTCACCTTTGTCATCCTCATCGTTTCCTTTGTACTCGCACACCTTATCACCAGGAATATGCTTTGGAAGATGTTGGCAGAAGAACAAGCCGCAGAAATGTTAGGGCCAAAAGAACAGGAAAAAATTTACGAAGTTCTAGTAGAACAACAGTTCATCAACCCTGATAAAAAAGATGAGTACAAAGCTCTCTCTAACAAGGATTCGTCGGGCGGTGGTGGACTTACCGAAAAACAGGGATTTCATACTCTCACACAATTTCGTGAATTCATTATGGGAAGTTCTGCTTCCACTCCAAGCAAAGCCCAACCCAAATCAGAACAATCCAAAGAAGAAGAACTTTTTGAAGTAGGAATTTTTAAAGCCGATCCAAAAACCAATTCCAATGCAGAAGAAAGTCCGAACCAGTCCGCAAGTTCCGGACAAATGACAAAAATTCCTTTTAACTATAGGTTCCAACAAGACTTTTTATTTCGATGGGATGGAGCCAAAGCCCTCACTATTCCCACCAAACAATTAGCAGGTTATTATTATTTCAAAAACATGTTAAAACGAATTGAAGAATCTTTTGCACCACCCGGTGGTGGGAACTATGCTTACCGAGATATGGCAGGTGTAGTGGCAAGAGAGGGAATCAAAGAAGGGGAAACCAAAGTTTTATTTATGTTAAGCGAACAAGGCCAAGTTTTGGATGTTCGTTTGGTGACATCACAAGGCCAGGTCGTAGTCGACCAAGCTTGTATGGATTCCATCCGAGGCCAAAATTTTGGCCCCGTTCCAGAAGAAGTCAAAGCCAAAGGACTGATCTTTGGAATTAACTTCATCTTTCCTGGAATTCGTTATTATCGTTAG
- the ruvB gene encoding Holliday junction branch migration DNA helicase RuvB, with amino-acid sequence MSLREDWIQPGEDEPSLRPTKLSEFIGQKEVLANLSVYVEAARKRKSPLDHVLISGPPGLGKTTLANIIANELAVAFTPTSAPAISKGADLVRFLTLLKTNEVLFIDEIHGFIKKQEELLYPAMENFFVDLVVGEGVTANALQIQLQPFTLVGATTRSGLVSEPLKTRFGIHLKLDFYTDGEMQIIVDRSAKLLGVSLGEGVALEIGKRSRKTPRIANHLLKRVRDFAEVRNESSVSLETCKFAFERMGVDHLGLDAVDRQILDILINRYGGGPVGIKPIAVVLGEEERTLEDTYEPFLVRVGLIDRTPQGRVATKKAYEHLGIVYTGNIGENRENGPTLF; translated from the coding sequence GTGAGTTTAAGAGAAGATTGGATCCAACCGGGCGAAGATGAACCTAGCCTTCGCCCTACTAAATTGTCCGAATTTATCGGCCAGAAAGAAGTTCTGGCTAATCTCTCGGTTTACGTAGAGGCGGCTCGCAAACGAAAGAGCCCCCTCGACCATGTTCTCATTTCCGGCCCTCCTGGCCTTGGCAAAACCACACTTGCCAATATCATTGCCAATGAACTGGCAGTGGCCTTCACTCCCACATCCGCTCCTGCCATCTCAAAAGGTGCGGATCTTGTTAGGTTCTTAACTTTACTCAAAACCAACGAAGTCCTCTTTATCGACGAAATCCACGGCTTTATCAAAAAACAAGAAGAGTTACTCTATCCTGCGATGGAGAACTTCTTTGTGGACCTTGTGGTGGGAGAAGGTGTCACTGCCAATGCCCTCCAGATCCAACTCCAACCCTTTACGCTCGTTGGTGCCACCACTCGTTCTGGTCTTGTGAGTGAACCTTTGAAAACAAGGTTTGGAATCCATCTGAAACTTGATTTTTATACCGACGGGGAAATGCAAATCATCGTAGATCGTTCGGCAAAACTACTTGGTGTTTCCCTTGGGGAAGGGGTGGCTCTTGAGATTGGAAAACGAAGCCGCAAAACTCCAAGGATTGCGAATCATCTTTTGAAACGAGTTCGGGACTTTGCGGAAGTTCGTAACGAAAGTTCAGTGAGTTTAGAAACGTGTAAGTTTGCCTTTGAAAGGATGGGAGTGGACCATTTGGGCCTCGATGCCGTGGACCGTCAAATTTTGGACATCCTCATCAATCGCTATGGTGGTGGGCCTGTGGGAATCAAACCCATCGCTGTGGTGCTCGGTGAAGAAGAACGCACTTTAGAAGACACATACGAACCATTTCTTGTCAGAGTGGGTCTGATTGACCGGACACCGCAAGGGCGTGTGGCTACGAAAAAAGCTTACGAACATTTGGGAATTGTGTATACTGGAAATATCGGGGAAAATCGCGAAAATGGCCCAACTCTCTTTTGA
- a CDS encoding trypsin-like peptidase domain-containing protein, which translates to MTFKKSNPLRYVAIAFSFLLLGTFLSPILTCGNSSENPLQLKADGGEKLSPAQTQAVALEDAFQEVFDRVSPSVVSIATERTVNVRIHPFSDPYFDQFFGRSGGSGQVMKQKQYGLGSGIVLNEDGYIMTNHHVIQNMDKFTVKLKNKKEFEAKLIGADETADIALLKIDAPKGTLTPSLIGDSQKVRVGNWAIAIGAPLGFEQSFTVGVVSAIQRGGIDASGLSYIQTDAAINQGNSGGPLLNIRGEVIGINRLIVSQSGGSEGIGFAIPINEARRVAEEIKTNGKVTRPWIGVGLDPVNEKYIEQLKLKDNKGAVVRQIMKGSPADKAGLKLFDVIVEIGGKQIQTPEELVSFVRSSKTGKPIEIKIIRNKNEILTSITPEQKPN; encoded by the coding sequence ATGACTTTTAAAAAATCGAATCCATTACGTTACGTTGCAATTGCATTTAGTTTTTTACTGTTGGGAACATTTTTGTCACCCATCCTCACTTGCGGAAATTCATCCGAGAACCCTTTGCAGCTCAAAGCAGATGGTGGGGAAAAATTATCACCGGCCCAAACCCAAGCAGTTGCTTTAGAAGATGCCTTTCAAGAAGTTTTTGACCGTGTATCGCCAAGTGTAGTTTCCATTGCAACCGAAAGGACAGTGAATGTAAGGATTCATCCTTTTTCCGATCCATACTTTGATCAATTTTTTGGACGTTCAGGTGGTTCGGGTCAAGTGATGAAACAAAAACAATATGGTCTTGGTTCAGGGATTGTTCTGAACGAAGACGGTTATATTATGACCAACCACCATGTGATTCAAAACATGGATAAGTTTACAGTGAAGTTGAAAAACAAAAAAGAATTCGAAGCAAAACTCATTGGGGCAGATGAAACTGCTGATATAGCTTTATTAAAAATCGATGCACCAAAAGGAACACTGACCCCCAGTTTGATCGGTGATTCGCAAAAAGTGCGAGTTGGGAACTGGGCGATTGCCATTGGTGCTCCTCTAGGATTTGAACAATCGTTTACTGTGGGTGTGGTTTCTGCAATCCAACGTGGGGGAATTGATGCTTCTGGTTTATCATATATCCAAACAGATGCTGCCATCAACCAAGGAAATAGTGGGGGTCCTCTTCTCAACATCCGAGGCGAAGTGATCGGAATCAACCGTTTGATTGTGAGCCAATCCGGTGGATCAGAAGGAATTGGGTTTGCTATCCCCATCAATGAAGCAAGACGAGTGGCTGAGGAAATCAAAACCAATGGAAAAGTCACCCGCCCTTGGATTGGTGTCGGACTTGATCCGGTCAATGAAAAATACATCGAACAACTCAAACTGAAAGACAATAAAGGTGCTGTTGTCCGCCAAATCATGAAAGGATCTCCTGCAGACAAAGCGGGTTTAAAATTATTTGATGTGATTGTGGAAATCGGCGGAAAACAAATCCAAACGCCAGAAGAACTCGTTAGTTTTGTGAGATCTTCCAAAACTGGAAAACCAATCGAGATAAAAATCATCCGAAATAAAAATGAAATCTTGACTTCCATCACTCCAGAGCAGAAACCCAATTGA
- a CDS encoding DJ-1 family glyoxalase III yields MAKRILIPLCPGFEEMEAIILIDVLRRGNVEVVSIGKSKDPILASRKTLHLADKTFSEIVPNEFDAILLPGGLEGTKQLMKDPEISNILKSFQTKSKMIGAICAAPNVLRNLDIISGEDPYTAFPSPDDLAKGKGGNYTGERIVSHNNIHTSIGPGSAFEFALYILEKLEGKEVMEKVKLGLQLPKNEI; encoded by the coding sequence ATGGCAAAACGAATTTTGATTCCCCTCTGTCCTGGCTTTGAAGAAATGGAAGCCATCATCCTCATTGATGTTTTAAGAAGAGGAAATGTAGAAGTTGTCTCTATCGGAAAATCAAAAGATCCTATCCTTGCCTCTAGAAAAACTCTGCACTTAGCAGATAAAACTTTTTCTGAAATCGTTCCGAACGAATTTGATGCCATCCTGCTCCCAGGAGGACTCGAAGGAACCAAACAACTGATGAAGGACCCAGAAATTAGTAACATTCTAAAATCCTTCCAAACAAAATCGAAAATGATTGGTGCCATTTGTGCGGCTCCGAATGTCCTCAGAAATTTGGACATCATCTCAGGGGAGGATCCTTATACAGCTTTTCCTTCTCCCGATGATTTGGCAAAAGGAAAAGGCGGAAATTATACGGGAGAAAGGATTGTTTCACATAACAATATCCATACGAGCATTGGACCTGGTTCTGCTTTTGAATTTGCTTTGTATATTTTGGAAAAATTAGAAGGAAAAGAAGTGATGGAAAAAGTGAAGCTTGGATTGCAACTTCCCAAAAATGAAATTTAG
- a CDS encoding STAS domain-containing protein encodes MIIHEKSSHQVAIITIEGEVDLYNAKELKDILDDKMRKHQYEIVVNLEKVPFMDSSGIGTLVTAMYKLKKYHGNLKVCSVHGSVAKVFKLTGMESHLEVFDSEEKAVLSLVEEREPTD; translated from the coding sequence ATGATCATCCACGAAAAATCATCCCATCAAGTCGCTATCATTACCATTGAGGGAGAGGTTGATTTGTACAATGCAAAAGAATTGAAAGACATTCTGGATGATAAGATGCGCAAACACCAATATGAAATTGTGGTAAACTTAGAAAAGGTTCCCTTTATGGATAGTTCGGGAATTGGGACGCTTGTCACTGCTATGTACAAACTCAAAAAATACCATGGAAATTTGAAGGTATGTAGTGTACATGGATCTGTAGCAAAAGTTTTTAAACTTACGGGAATGGAGAGCCATTTGGAAGTATTTGATTCTGAGGAAAAAGCAGTTCTTTCTTTGGTAGAGGAACGAGAACCCACCGACTAA
- a CDS encoding carboxyl transferase domain-containing protein gives MERIISKTNPNTSEFVANRTAYLETLVPIRKVIENVKLGGGSKALEKHKSRGKLTARERIAELIDFGTEFMEVCGLAGEGVYSDPVPSAGIITGIGKVEGVDCMIVANDATVKGGTYYPLTVKKHVRAQEIAENNSLPCIYLVDSGGAFLPMQDEVFPDKDHFGRIFFNQARMSAKGISQIAVVMGSCTAGGAYIPAMSDESVIVKGNGTIFLGGPPLVKAATGEVVTGEELGGADVHCRVSGVTDHYAEDDLHALEITRSIVKNLNIKSETLPKETEEPLYPTEEIYGIIERDSKKSYDPREIIARIVDGSRFHEFKKLYATTLVTGFAEVYGYPVGIIANHGVLFSESALKASHFIELCDQRRIPLLFLQNITGFMVGKKYENNGIARDGAKMVNAVSTTTVPKLTIVTGGSYGAGNYGMCGRAFAPEFLWMWPNARISVMGGEQAANVLWTVKKDQKEAAGESIQVDEESTFKKPILEDYEKKSSAVYSSARLWDDGIIDPADTRKVLGRALSILSRRKEERKPFGVFRM, from the coding sequence ATGGAAAGAATCATCTCTAAGACGAACCCGAATACATCCGAATTTGTGGCCAATCGAACGGCATACTTAGAAACCTTAGTCCCCATTCGAAAAGTTATCGAAAATGTAAAGTTAGGTGGCGGTAGTAAGGCTTTAGAAAAACACAAATCAAGGGGCAAACTGACTGCAAGAGAAAGAATTGCCGAACTCATTGATTTTGGAACCGAGTTTATGGAAGTTTGTGGTCTTGCTGGAGAAGGGGTATATTCAGATCCCGTTCCTTCCGCAGGTATCATCACAGGGATTGGGAAAGTGGAAGGTGTGGACTGTATGATCGTAGCCAATGATGCAACGGTTAAAGGTGGAACTTATTATCCTCTGACAGTCAAAAAACATGTCCGTGCGCAGGAGATAGCCGAAAACAATTCTCTTCCTTGTATTTACTTGGTGGATTCTGGTGGGGCTTTTTTACCCATGCAAGATGAAGTATTCCCGGACAAAGACCATTTCGGCCGTATTTTTTTCAACCAAGCAAGGATGAGTGCCAAAGGAATTTCTCAGATAGCAGTTGTTATGGGGTCTTGTACAGCAGGGGGTGCCTATATTCCTGCGATGTCTGATGAATCTGTGATTGTCAAAGGAAATGGAACTATCTTTCTTGGTGGTCCTCCGCTCGTAAAAGCAGCAACTGGTGAAGTGGTCACTGGCGAAGAGTTAGGTGGTGCAGATGTTCATTGCCGTGTGTCAGGTGTGACAGACCACTATGCAGAGGATGATTTACATGCTTTAGAAATCACTCGTTCTATTGTAAAAAACCTAAATATAAAATCAGAGACTCTTCCTAAAGAAACAGAAGAACCTTTGTATCCAACAGAGGAAATTTATGGAATCATCGAAAGGGATTCTAAAAAATCATACGATCCAAGAGAAATCATTGCAAGGATTGTAGATGGTTCTAGATTTCATGAATTCAAAAAACTATATGCCACAACCCTCGTCACAGGGTTTGCTGAGGTGTACGGATACCCAGTAGGTATCATTGCCAACCATGGAGTTTTGTTTTCTGAGTCAGCGCTCAAAGCCTCTCATTTTATTGAACTTTGTGACCAAAGACGGATTCCACTTTTATTCCTACAAAACATCACAGGATTTATGGTGGGGAAAAAATACGAAAACAATGGAATTGCTCGTGATGGTGCGAAGATGGTCAATGCGGTTTCTACAACTACAGTCCCCAAGCTAACGATTGTTACTGGTGGATCTTATGGTGCAGGAAACTATGGAATGTGCGGACGTGCCTTTGCTCCGGAATTTTTATGGATGTGGCCCAATGCGCGGATTTCAGTCATGGGAGGAGAACAAGCGGCCAATGTTCTTTGGACAGTCAAAAAAGACCAAAAAGAAGCAGCGGGAGAATCCATTCAGGTCGACGAGGAATCTACTTTTAAAAAGCCAATTTTAGAAGATTATGAAAAGAAGTCATCTGCAGTGTATAGTTCGGCTCGGCTTTGGGATGATGGAATCATTGATCCTGCCGATACAAGGAAAGTTTTGGGAAGGGCATTGTCTATTCTCAGCCGAAGGAAAGAAGAAAGAAAACCATTTGGTGTCTTTCGAATGTAA
- a CDS encoding alpha/beta fold hydrolase — MTPSLLEHINSGKTIEIDDLRFFYLDEGKGEEIILLLPGFLTTSYNYRKLVGLLSNHYRVIALDFLGTGFSTRPDGPLSHRLQAHYLAPFLEKVVGDKKVHVVAFDYALPILCFTFKEHANQYKSLSILGGFMNLPKFRFYFPLHFLRLPLVGEVFSFLFRPPFLRLFYKLFLVKKTHQLTFEWEKTMYHLLFEGKARKNTLEFVRNVDRSTHALREIEEGAKNFVGLRQIYIGEEDFRISPNQTEYMKETLRTSSLVFLPAKHLPMEECPEVIFEKLHYFVDSFSHKKTKTFHFNKQNKD, encoded by the coding sequence ATGACACCCAGTTTGTTAGAACATATCAATTCTGGAAAAACAATAGAAATTGATGACTTACGTTTTTTCTATTTAGATGAAGGGAAAGGTGAGGAAATCATTCTCCTCCTTCCTGGTTTTTTAACTACATCGTATAACTATCGCAAGTTGGTGGGTCTGTTGTCAAATCATTATCGAGTGATTGCACTTGATTTTTTGGGAACGGGCTTTAGCACAAGGCCGGATGGACCACTTTCACATCGGCTCCAAGCTCATTATTTGGCACCTTTTTTGGAGAAGGTGGTTGGTGACAAAAAGGTTCATGTTGTAGCTTTCGATTATGCACTTCCAATCCTTTGTTTTACTTTTAAGGAACATGCAAACCAGTATAAATCTTTATCTATTTTAGGTGGGTTTATGAACTTACCTAAATTTCGTTTTTATTTTCCACTTCATTTTCTCCGTTTGCCGTTAGTTGGAGAAGTTTTTTCATTTTTATTTCGCCCACCTTTCCTTCGTTTGTTTTATAAACTATTCCTCGTGAAAAAAACACACCAGCTTACCTTTGAATGGGAAAAGACTATGTATCATTTGTTATTCGAAGGGAAAGCTCGCAAAAACACTTTGGAGTTTGTTCGTAATGTAGATCGATCTACTCATGCATTACGTGAGATAGAAGAAGGTGCTAAAAATTTTGTGGGTCTTCGCCAAATTTATATTGGCGAGGAAGACTTCCGCATTTCTCCCAACCAAACCGAATACATGAAAGAAACACTTAGGACAAGTAGCCTGGTTTTTTTACCGGCAAAACACCTGCCTATGGAAGAATGTCCAGAAGTCATTTTTGAAAAACTTCACTACTTTGTAGATTCCTTCTCGCATAAAAAAACCAAAACCTTCCATTTCAACAAACAAAACAAGGATTAA
- a CDS encoding GlmU family protein yields the protein MNLLLDDSKRNPSLEPLSRFHSFFEWNLGGITLLEKLERKYPGAKIYYKGPSPEFEKLIFNRYPHVLPANLESFDSIYSSDSYLPWELLGTVTSIIEDTLTLEKDWKRFRQKYKAKQSGFHIVGKEKHLYIHPGATIYPGVVFDTTDGPILIEDGVKISSFSFLEGPLFVGRDSQIDNARITGGCLIGNQCRIGGEVENSIILDYTNKHHEGFLGHSFVSTWVNLGALSTTSDLKNNYGIVKLKIGDSLINTGTIKFGSLIGPFTKLAIGVMSNTGTVFDIASNIVESRIQGYVPAFTWIRPGGRYRLEEFLFDTKKIMARRGMNLFEFEEEYLRKLYGSFAE from the coding sequence GTGAACCTTCTACTTGACGATTCCAAAAGAAATCCGTCTCTTGAACCTTTGTCCAGGTTTCATTCATTTTTTGAATGGAATTTGGGTGGTATCACCTTACTTGAAAAATTAGAACGAAAATACCCTGGAGCAAAGATTTATTATAAAGGGCCCAGTCCTGAATTTGAAAAACTAATCTTCAATCGGTATCCACATGTTTTACCTGCAAACCTAGAATCATTTGATTCAATATACAGTTCTGATTCCTATTTGCCTTGGGAACTTTTAGGTACTGTTACTTCTATCATTGAAGATACACTGACATTGGAAAAAGATTGGAAACGGTTTCGCCAAAAATACAAAGCAAAACAATCAGGTTTTCATATTGTCGGAAAGGAGAAACACCTTTACATTCATCCTGGGGCTACCATCTACCCTGGCGTCGTTTTTGATACAACTGATGGGCCCATCCTCATTGAAGATGGAGTCAAAATTTCTTCTTTTAGTTTTTTAGAAGGTCCACTCTTTGTTGGAAGAGATTCACAAATCGATAATGCTCGTATCACTGGTGGATGTCTCATTGGAAACCAATGTCGGATTGGTGGAGAAGTAGAAAATTCTATCATTTTAGATTATACCAACAAACACCATGAAGGTTTCCTTGGGCATAGTTTTGTTTCTACATGGGTAAACCTAGGTGCTTTATCCACAACCAGTGATTTAAAAAACAATTATGGAATTGTGAAGTTAAAAATCGGTGATTCGCTAATCAACACTGGAACCATAAAGTTTGGATCTCTCATTGGTCCCTTTACGAAACTTGCGATTGGTGTGATGTCAAATACGGGAACTGTTTTTGATATAGCTAGTAATATCGTTGAATCCAGAATCCAAGGGTATGTGCCAGCATTCACTTGGATAAGGCCAGGCGGGCGTTACCGTCTAGAAGAGTTTCTTTTTGATACCAAAAAAATTATGGCACGACGTGGGATGAATCTTTTTGAATTCGAAGAAGAGTATTTGAGAAAATTATACGGAAGTTTTGCGGAGTGA
- the glmS gene encoding glutamine--fructose-6-phosphate transaminase (isomerizing) yields the protein MCGIVGYLGKREALPLIIKGLKRLEYRGYDSAGVALLNGGLEIVKKKGKVLDLENEIGNRKLVATLGIGHTRWATHGEPNDRNAHPHTSSDGKLAIIHNGIIENYASIKKELEGNGHSFKSDTDSEVLIHLIEEIKKQNNCSIEEAVRLALNEVVGAYAIVILSKENERMMIAARKGSPLVIGIGEEEYFVASDATPIIEYTNNVTYLNDQEMAIIKDGSLVVKNLENVTKTPFIQKLELDLEDIEKGGYPHFMLKEIFEQPKSVRDAMRGRLVSREHHLFLSGIDQYLNRFLNADRLILVGCGTSWHAGLIGEYLFEDLARIPTEVEYASEFRYRNPIVTERDVIIAVSQSGETADTLAAIELAKSKGALIFGVCNVVGSSIARASHAGAYLHAGPEIGVASTKAFTSQVSILTMMALYLGLKKGSISLSDYQTLLLELDSIPDKVAKILTKDDDIRNISEHYYRASNFLYLGRGFNFPVALEGALKLKEISYIHAEGYPAAEMKHGPIALIDEDMPVVFIATKDASYEKVISNIQEVKARKGKVIAIVTEGDTDIKSMADYTFEIPRTADALVPLLAVIPLQLLSYHIAILRGCNVDQPRNLAKSVTVE from the coding sequence ATGTGTGGAATCGTAGGTTATTTAGGAAAAAGAGAGGCACTTCCTCTCATCATCAAAGGTCTGAAACGTCTTGAATATCGTGGATACGATAGTGCCGGCGTTGCGTTGTTAAATGGTGGACTTGAGATTGTTAAAAAGAAAGGGAAAGTCCTCGATTTAGAAAATGAAATCGGCAATCGTAAATTAGTTGCAACCCTCGGGATTGGACACACTCGTTGGGCCACTCATGGGGAACCCAATGATCGTAATGCTCACCCACATACAAGTTCTGATGGAAAATTGGCAATCATTCACAATGGAATCATTGAAAACTACGCATCCATCAAAAAAGAATTAGAAGGGAATGGGCATAGTTTTAAATCAGACACTGATTCTGAAGTTCTTATTCATTTAATCGAAGAAATCAAAAAACAAAACAACTGTTCTATTGAAGAGGCAGTTCGTTTGGCTTTGAATGAAGTTGTGGGTGCTTATGCCATTGTTATTTTGTCGAAAGAAAATGAAAGGATGATGATTGCAGCAAGAAAAGGTTCTCCACTTGTGATTGGGATTGGTGAAGAGGAATACTTCGTTGCTTCTGACGCAACACCTATCATTGAATATACGAACAATGTGACCTATCTCAATGACCAGGAGATGGCCATTATCAAAGATGGAAGTCTTGTGGTAAAAAACTTAGAAAACGTAACCAAAACTCCATTCATTCAAAAATTAGAATTGGATTTGGAAGACATAGAGAAGGGTGGATATCCACACTTTATGTTAAAAGAAATTTTTGAACAACCTAAGTCTGTTCGTGATGCCATGCGAGGGCGCCTTGTGTCTCGGGAACACCACTTGTTCCTTAGTGGGATTGACCAGTATTTGAATCGTTTTTTAAATGCGGATCGTTTGATCCTTGTCGGTTGTGGTACTTCTTGGCATGCGGGACTGATTGGTGAGTATTTATTTGAAGACCTGGCTCGGATTCCTACAGAAGTAGAATATGCATCTGAATTTCGTTATCGTAATCCGATTGTGACAGAAAGAGATGTGATCATTGCAGTGTCCCAATCGGGAGAAACTGCGGACACTCTCGCTGCCATTGAACTTGCTAAGTCAAAGGGCGCACTGATTTTTGGAGTTTGTAACGTGGTAGGTTCTTCCATTGCACGAGCTTCACATGCAGGTGCTTATCTACATGCTGGCCCTGAGATTGGAGTGGCATCCACAAAAGCTTTCACTTCGCAAGTTAGCATCTTAACGATGATGGCCTTGTATTTAGGATTAAAAAAAGGTTCTATTTCTTTATCGGATTACCAAACTCTTCTTCTCGAATTGGATTCCATTCCGGATAAAGTGGCAAAGATTTTGACTAAAGATGATGACATCCGCAACATTTCAGAACATTATTACCGTGCGTCTAACTTCCTTTATTTGGGGCGTGGGTTTAATTTCCCTGTAGCACTGGAAGGTGCACTGAAACTTAAAGAAATTTCTTATATCCATGCAGAAGGATATCCTGCTGCAGAAATGAAACATGGGCCAATTGCACTCATTGATGAAGATATGCCTGTTGTGTTTATTGCTACAAAAGATGCTTCTTACGAAAAAGTAATTTCCAATATCCAGGAAGTCAAGGCAAGGAAGGGAAAGGTGATTGCCATCGTAACAGAAGGGGATACTGACATAAAATCCATGGCAGACTATACTTTTGAAATTCCGAGAACTGCGGATGCTCTTGTTCCTTTACTTGCTGTCATCCCGTTACAACTGTTATCCTACCACATAGCAATCCTTAGGGGATGTAATGTGGACCAACCAAGAAACTTAGCGAAATCTGTAACTGTGGAGTAA